The DNA window GCACCAGAGCCTGGATCATCCGCACTGCCGAGACCACATTGACCTGATAGCTCTCTGCCCAGACCTGCGGGGTGGCGCTGTGCCAGTCGAGATGATGGTAATGGCCGGCATTGTTGACCAGAATATCCACCTCGCCGCCCGAGAGGGCCTGCGCCACCACAGCGGCGGCGCCCTCATCGCTGGCCAGATCGCCGATGGCGACATCGGCCTTGCCGCCGCTGGCGATGATGTCTGCCGCGACCTGCTCGGCGCGTGCGCGGTTGCGGCCATGCACCACCACCGCCGCGCCTTCCGCCGCCAGCATCCGCGCGATGGCCTCGCCCAGACCCGCTGACGCGCCGGTGACCAGAGCACGCCGGTTATCGAGATTCATGTTCATGTCCCATCCTTTCACTGCCAGTGTCCCGCATCAGATGGGGCTGAAGCATTGTCTTGATTAGCCCGGTTAATCTGGATGCGGCATGCAACAATCCGGGACAATGGGGAGGGCATCGCCGCAAGGGAAGGGGAGGTGGGCCGGTCCTAACGCGTCATCACAGCAACTAACGGGTGAAGCGGTTCTGCCAGGCCTATCGAGGCTGGCAGCAGCACCGTGGAGGAAGGCGATGATGGACAGGGCCGAAGAATGGGCGATCTACCGTCTGGCCGCGCGTCTTGCCCAGGCGGGCGATGACCGGGATGAGGCGGCCTATCGCGCCTGTCTGGCCGATGAAGTATGGAGCGGGCCCGCGCATCAGGGCGCCTGCGTTCCGCGTGAGACCTATGCGCGCGATGCGATGGAGCGCCTGTCGCGCACCGTCTGGACCCATCATCTGCTCGCCAATCCGGTGATCGCTGTGGATGAGCGCGGGCGCAGCGCCGATGCGGCCATCGATGTGGTGGTCACCGCCTGCCTTGCCATGGGCGCCATGGGCGAGGAGCCGGGCCGCCGCTTCACCTGCGGCGGGCGTTACGAACTGGGCTTCGAGCGGGGCGCCACAGGCTGGTGCATCAACCGCCGCTTCCTGCGGATCCGCTATCGCCATGGCGAGGCACCGGGCTGAGCAACCGGTCGATCCGTGATCAACTAACAACTCCTAACTGGTCCGCGTGGCAGGCAGCGGGCTAGAACGGCAGCGGAAACATCGGGATCGCGGCGTTCGGCGTGATGGTCATGCGGATCGCTCGTTCCCGGCCAGTTCGGGAACGGGAATGTCCAGCATCAGTCAGGCCGCCCAGATGCTTATTCGTGACGCTGAAAATGCGTGGAACCTCGGCGATCTGGGCGCGATCATCATGAGCAATTCGATCGACTGCTTCTGGCGGGCCCGCGTCCATTTCCTCTGGGGGCGCGAGCAGATCCGCACCCATGTCGAACGCCAGTCGCGGCGCGAGATCGACTTCCACACCATCTTCGAGCCATGGGCGGAAAGCGAGGGGCGCCTCTCCATGCGTTTCGCGTCGGAATTTCGCAATGACAGCGGCACCTGGTTCCGCGCCTATGGCAGCGAGGAGATGGAGTTCGACCGCGCGGGGCTGGTGATCCGCCGCCTGACCGCGGCCAACGAACACCCCATTCAGGACCATGAGCGCGTGTTGCGCTGGCCGGATGGGCGGCGCCCCTCCTCCTTCCCGACCCTGAGCGAACTGGGCTTTTAGGATCGCCGTTTAACGGCGCAATGCCGCCCGGAGTTCTCTGGCGTGGCGCAGATCGGGGGTGTCGGCGCTGTCGGCATCCCGCAGGGCCCGCGCCAGGGCGTGGATGGCCTCGTCCCTCCGGTCCAGCGCCTCAAGGCGGGTGGCCAGAGCGATGGCGGCCTTCACCGCAAAGGCGCGGGCACCCTGACGCAGGGCGATGTCGAGCGCCTCCCGCAGCAGGCCGATGGCGGTCTCGGGAGCATCCTGCATGATCTCGGCCTGCATGCTCAGCAACTCGGCCAGGGCGACCTCCTCGCCGATGGCTTCGCAGCGCAGGATGGTCGAGGCGATCACATCGCGCGCCTCCTGCCGCCGGTCCTCCAGCATCAGGCCGCGCGCCAGCGTGATCGAGAAGGGTGTGGTCAGCAATTCGTAGCGCGCCGCGCGCAGGCGCGCCAGACTGTCCTCGACTTCGGTCAGCGCCTCGCCGCTCCTGCCGCTGCGGATGGCGATCTCGCCGCGAAATCCGGCGGCCGCGACCATATAGGGGCCAAGCGCATTGACCTGAGCGCAGGTGGTGAAGGCCTCCAGCGTCTCTTGCGCCGTCGCGAAATCCTCCATCCAGATATGCAGCGTCAGCGACCAGATCAGCGCGATGCAATGCGTCACCGGATGATCGAGCCGCGAGGCCAGGCTGACCGTCTGCCGGGCCAGACTCGCGGCCTGCTCGGCATGGCCGGAGAGCCACAGCGTGCGGGCCAGCGCGATGCCCGAGCGGTTGCGATGATCGAAGCCATAATGGATCGTGCGGTTGCGGCTGGAGACCGGGCAATGGGCCAGCGAAATCTCCAGCTCCTCACGCGCGCGGCGCTGGTTTCCGGCCAGATGCTGCGAAATGCCCGACAGCGAATAGGCGATGCCGATCGCCTCGGGATCGCCGATCCGCCCGGCGACCCTCACCGCGCGCCCGGCCAGCTCCATGGCGATGGCATAATCGCCGATCCGCTCGTGATAGATATGCAGGCGGCCCAGCATGCGAAGCTGGTTCCAGCGGTCGTCGAGCGCGGTGGCCACCTCCAGCGCGCGGGACAGCGCCTGCCCCGCCACGCGGCTGTTGCCCCGCGTGAACATCAGCGTGATGCCCAGAGCGCCCTGCAGCTCCAGCTCGATCGCGGTGCCGTGGCGGGCCTCGGCCATGTCCTCGAGCGCGCGGGCGCACCAGTTGCGGCACTCGCCCAGATGCGAGAGGTTAAGGAACACCGGCGTGCTGGCGGCGGCCAGACGCACGCCCATGTCACGATCCCCCTCGGGCCCGAAGCACCATTCCAGCGCGCTGCAGATGTTGCCCACCTGCTGGCGCAGCGGCTGCGTGTCCGGCATCAGGCTCTCCTCCTCGCCGGAGACCGCCCCCAGCTCGGCCAGGAAGAAACCGGCATGGCGGGCGGCGGACTGGTTGAAAGCTTCCGCCCCGCGCAGCCGCAGCTTTTCGCGCGCATAGGCGCGGGTCATTTCCAGCAGGCGGTAAATGCTGCCGTCGGGCGAAAGCTTGGGCGCGATCAGCGATTTGGCGGTCAGCGAGAACAAGGCGGAGACCACGGCCTCGCTGTCCAGCATGTCATCGGCGGCCACGGCCAGCGCGGCATCGATGGAGAAGGGGCCGACGAAGACCGAGAGCCTTTCTAGCACGATGCGTTCCACCGCGCCGAGCAGGCCGTAGCTCCAGTCGAGCATGGCCTGAAGCGTCTGCTGGCGCGGCAAGGCGGTGCGGCGGCCGGCCCAGCCAAGGCTGAAACGTTCCCCCAGCTCGCGGGCGGTGGCGTGAATGCCATGGGTGGCGACGCGCACCGCCGCCAGCTCGATCGGCAGCGCCATGCCGTCCAGACGGCGGCAGATGCCCGCGATAAGCTGGACGGCCTCCTCGTCGATGGTCAGGGCGGTGTCGGCGGCGCAGGCGCGGTCGTGGAACAGTTGCACGGCGGGATAGGCCAGGATCTCCCGAGCGGAGAGCGCGTCTGTCTCCTCCGGGCAGGCCAGCGCGTTGAGGCGATGGATATGTTCGCCGCGCACCCGCAGCGGCTCGCGCGAGGTGGCCAGAATGCGGACATGCGGCGCGGCCTCGATCAGCCGTTCGACCAGATGGGCGACCTCCTCGATCAGATGCTCACAATTGTCGAGCAGCAGCAGGATCGGATGCTCGCGCATATGGCCCAGGATCACGGCGAGCGGATCGTCGCTCTGCACGACGATGCCCATCGCGCTGGCGATCATGCCGGGCACCAGCGCGGCATTTTCCAGCAGGCTGAAATCGACAAAGGCGACATGGCCCTGAAAGGCCGGGGCCAGCACATGCCCCATCTCGACGCCCAGCGAGGTCTTGCCCACGCCGCCCGGCCCCACGATGGTGAAAAGCTGCGTGTCGATCACCCGCTCGCTCAAAAGCCGCACGTCATGCTCGCGCCCGATCAGCAAGGGCATGCGCGGCGGCAGATGGCGTGTGTTCGTTGCCGGCGTTTCGGTCAGCAGCGGCATGGGCAGGCCGGCGCGCACCATCGCCTGCCGCTCGACCTTGGCGACAAAGGCATAGCCCACGCCCACCTGCGTCGCGATGTAGCGGGCGCCGCCCTTGCCTTCGCCCAGCAGCTTGCGCAGCCCGGCCATATGGAAGCGCAGGCTGCCATCCTCGACCACCACATCGCTCCACACGCGGTTGAGCAGCTCGCGCTTGGACCAGACCCGACCGGGCTGCTCGGTTAGCACGATCAGCAGGTCGAGCGAGCGCCCGCCGATCTCCACCGGCGCGCCATGCATCGTCAGCAGGCGCTCGCGCGGGGACAGGGCGAAGGGGCCGAAAGAGATCCGGTCGCGGGGCCGGTCATGAAGGAGTGGCGTCTCCGTATCCGTCATGGCGGGGTCAGGCCCGTGATAGCGATCGCCAGGACAGAGGCAGAGCCGGATGATGGGCGCGGCATGGCGGTCTTCCTTCAGCGTGTGCGAGTGGTTGTTCTGATAGACCTTTTGTCGAAGCAGGGGTGTTAGACTGTGTGATGCACTGTGAGCATGAACGTGAGCGTGAACGTGAGCATAAGCGGTTCAGGCAGGCTGGCGGGCGGAGAAATCCACGCCTCTGGTTTCCCGGAGCAGCACGACCGCCAGCAGCACGATCAGATAGGCGCCCGCGACATAGAGCCCGATGGCATGGCGAAAGCCCAGCGTGGCCATGCTGCTGCCGATCGCCAGCGGGGTGATCCCGGCCAGAGCGCGCCCCACATTGTAGCAGAAGCCCAGCCCCGAACCGCGCAAGGGTGTGGGATAGATCTCGGTCAGCACCGGCCCCACGGTGCTGAAGATCCCTAGCGTGAACAGGCCCAGCATGGGGGTGAGCGCCAGCAGTTGCAGGTCCGAAAGCGGCAGGCGGGTGATCGCCAGCACCGTGACCAGACCCCCGCATGTGAAGGTGCCCAGCGTGGCCCGCCGTCCGGCACGGTCATTGAGCCATGCCCCCAGCCCATAGCCGCCCAGCGAGCCGCCGACCAGCGCGGCCATATGCAGCCCGGTCTGCGCGGGGGAGAGGCCCCGCTCCAGCCGCAGCATCGTGGGCCACCAGGTGGCGATCGCCCAATAGCCGCCATGCGCGCCGGTCGCCAGCAGGCTGCCCTTGAGCGTGTCGAGGCGCAGGCCCCGCGCGAAAATGCCGTGCCAGCGGTGCCGCGTGGCGCTCTGCTGGAAGATCGGCGCATCGGACAGGCGCAGGCGCAAGGGGAAGATCATCAGCGCCGGGATCAGCGTCAGGGCGAAGCTGACGCGCCAGCCCGGCTCGGGCGGCAGCCATGTGAGGGCCAGAGCGGTCGATCCGGCGGCCAGCGCCCAGCCCACGCTCCATGCGCTTTGCAGCGTGCCCAGCAGGCGGCCCCGCACGGCGGAGGGGGCGATCTCGCTCATGAAGACGACGCCCACGGCCCATTCCGCCCCGAAGCCGAAGCCCTGCACCAGCCTTGCCCACAGCAACTGGTCATAGTTTTGCGCCAGACCGCACAGCAGCGTGGAGATCGCCAGCCACAGGATCGAGACGCGCAGGATGCGGATGCGCCCGATCCGGTCGGACAATGCCCCGGCCAGCCAGCCCCCGGCCGACCCCGCCAGCAGCACCGTCGAGGCCAGCAGCCCGGCGCTCGACGGGGTGAGGTGCCACAGCGCCAGCAAGGTGGGCAGCACAAAGGCATAGAGCTGCACATTCATCGCATCGATGACAAAGCCGGTGTAGGAGCTGCGGAAGGCCGCGCGCCCCTCACCGTCCAGCCCGCGATGCCATGAGAGGAGGCTCATGATGCCGCCCTCATGCCCAGCCGCTCTTCCCGCATGCGATCCTCTCCCTTGGCAACCGGCCTGCCCCGATCAGGCTAAGCCGAAAGATGCCGCATAGGGAGATGCAGGATCCGGGACAATGATAGGTGCATGCGGGCAGGTCAGTTTGCTCCCGATCAGAATTTCGCCGTCAGCCCCGCGAACAGCGTGCGGCCCAGCACATCATACAGGCCGGGGAAGGTGTTGGCATTGCCATATTGCGAGGCGACGCCAAGGTTGTTGGAATCGAGCAGCGGCGAGTCCTTGTCGAACAGATTGGTCACGCCCATGCGCAGGGTGAAGCGCCGCATCACCGGCACGGAGGCCGCCAGATCGAAATAGCTGTAGGCCGCGATGCGCGCATCGGCCAGATCCTTCGCGCCCGCCGTCACCCCGCTGAAGGCCGGATTGCCAGCATTGATGTCCACCGTGCTGGAGCCGATGTAGCGCCAGCTCAGCGACAGCGTGGCCTGCCATGGCGTTTCCCAGCTCAGGCGGGCATTGTGGCGCCATGTCGGGGTGGGCACGCCGCAGGTCGGGCCATAGAGGCCCGCGCAATCATAGGAGGGCTGGCCGGGCAGGGGAGAGACCTGCTGCTTGCGGTTCCAGGTGCCGTTCATGCTCAGGGCCAGCGCGCCCAGATGGCGGGCGCCGAGCCGGTCGAGATCGAGGCGATAGGCCGCCGCAACATCCAGCCCCGCCGTATGCAGGAAGCCGGTGTTGACATTGGTGTTGACGATATAGCCGCCCGTCGTGGCCAGACTGCCCGTGGCATCGCGCTTGATGAAGCTGCAATAGAAGGGCGAGCCATTCGTCAGGCACTGCGAGAAGGCCAGCGCGGCGGGAACCGTGCCGATCAGATTGTTGACCTTGATGTCGTAATAGTCGAGCGAGAGCGACAGGCCCGGAATGCTGCGCGGGGTCAGCACCATGCCGGCGGTGAAGGTGTCGGCGGTCTCGGGCTTGAGTGCCAGATTGCCGCCGACCAGCGCGCTGCAGAAGTTGGAGGTGCAATCGGCGATCCGCCCATATTGCGCCGCCGTCACCCCGGTGTTGGCGCATTGCGCCAGCGAGGCGGTGGGGGCGTTCCCTGCGCAGCTATCGGTGACCGAGACCGTCGAGCGGCTGGTCGCGGCGAACAGCTCCTGCACATTGGGCGCGCGCACCGCGCGGTTGTAGCCGCCCCGGAACATCACATCGCGCGAGGGCGCGTAGGAGAGCGTCGCCTTATAGGTGCTGGCCCCGCCCGCGAAATTGTAATGCGAATAGCGATAGGCGAGATCGAGCGAGAGATCATGCAGCAGCGGCCTGTCGCTGGCGAGCGGGATCAGCGTCTCGACAAAGGCCTCGGCAACATGGGTGCTGCCCGAAGTGGGCGAGACGATGCCGAAACCCGCCAGATCGCCGCTCAGGAAATTGGGGCTGACCTGCAGCGAGACGCTGTCGCGCCGGTATTCCCCGCCGATCGCCAGTGAGATCGGATGCTGGGCCAGCGGGCTCTGCAGGCCCATGCGGCCCAGATCGCCGTTGATCGTGCCGCTGAGCACGGTCTGCGTCACCGTGCCGTTCTGGCTGCCGCTGGCGAAGATGTAATCCGCCGCTGCGGTGCTGATCTGGCCAAGCTGGAAAATGTTGAGCGGCGCGCATCCGGCATTCCCGGAAATGCAGCTCGCCGTGCCATTCACGTTGCGGACCTGCAGCGCATCCTGCACGCGCGAGACCGAAATGTCGTTGGTTGCGGTGTTGTGATAATCGACGATGCCATATTGCACATAGGCATCGTAGCTCCAGCCGCCGCCAAGCTGTCCCTTGGCGCCGCCGAGCAGGCGATAGTCGGTGTGGCGGATGCTGTAGTAACGCTCGCGCCCCGGCACCACGACGCGCTTGCCGATGGTGCCGCTCCACGAGGAACCGGCGCGCCCGGCATTGGCGCCGCACAATTGCCCGGCCTGGGCGGCGGTCAGCAGCGGATTGTCGCAATTGATGGTGTAGGTGCTGCTGGAGACGATGCCGCCGGGCGCCAGTTGCGCGCGGTTGGTGTCATCCATGAACATCACATCGGCATAGGCTTCGAAGGCCGGGCTGAAGGCGTAATGGGCGAAAGCGCCTGCGGTGTAACGCTCGTCGGCGCGCTGGAGATAGACAGTCTCGGCCGAATTGTAGGCCAGCGATCCGGTGTAGGGCACGAAGCTGGCCGTGCCGTTGGGATTGGCGGCCAGACCACTGCCCGTGCCGCCGGTGCGGAACCGGCCATAGGCGCTGGTGCTGGAGCCCGAGCAGGCATGGGTGTCGAACGGCTGCGAGACGGTGGTGGTGCCATAGTTGCAGGCGGCAAAATCGCGGTCGGCATCCCCAACCGGGTCGGTGTGGCGATAGCCGACATAGGCGGTGATGTTGCCGCGCCCATCCGCCGTGTTGGCGCCAAAGGCGATGGTGGCGTTATGGGTGAAGCCGTCGAACTTGTTGCCCGGAACCTTCACGCCGAAATCGCGCAATTTCTGCTGGGCGGCGGCGTTGTTGTTGTCATGCTGATCGGCGGAAAACTGGTAATCGACCAGAAAGCCCTTCAGATTGCGCTTCATCTTGAAGTTGACCACGCCCGCCACCGCGTCGGAGCCATAGGCCGTCGAGGCGCCGCCGGTCAGCACCTCGACAGAGGAAATCAGCGCGGCGGGGATGAAGTTGAGGTCGGCATAGGGCGCGACCGGGTCGCCCGGCATCAGGCGGCGCCCGTCGATCATCACCTGCGTGCGGGCCGGGCCCAGATTGCGCAGATTGACCGTGGCGATGCCCGGCGTGCCGAAGGTCGACTGCGCACTGCTGTTGCTGGCCGAGACCTGAGGCAGCGTGTTGAGCAGATTCTCGATGTTGGTGGTGCCGCGCACCGCCACATCCTTGTCGGAGAGCGAGAGCAGCGGGCTGGTGCTGGTAAGGTTGGGTGCCTTGATGCGCGACCCCGTCACCAGAATCTCGGGCTGGGCCTGCGTTTCGGCGGGCACGTTTTGGGCCGAGGCATGGCCGCAGAGTCCGATGGCCAGGGCCGCAGCCGAGGCCGTTAACACGACACGATAGTTCATCCGGTTTCCCCACATACTTGATCGAACCACCTGCCGCCGCCCCGGGGGCTTTACCTCAACGTCTTGGCCTCGATGCAGCCTGACGTCTGCCGGGCGGGCATGGCCCACCCGGTTGGTCGCTCAGCACGGTGACTTGATAAAACGTTTTAGTCAACAAGGTTTCACGATGATGACAGTTGCGGGATCTCTTCTTCCGTTGCGCAGATGATCCATGATTTCGCGCCAAATTTTTTTGCGGACTCGAAAATTTTTGAAAAAACGTTTTACATAAATCAGGCAAAGCGGTCATAGATATCGCTGCCGGGGCGGGGCCTTGGGCAAGAGGGGCATCCCTCCGCCCTCAAGGCTCGCCCGCAACAGATTCGGCCAACAGATGCGGCATGGAAGAGAGGAAACACCGTGCGCGGGCTTTTTGCGCCAATCCTGCTGTTGGCTCTTTCCGCCGGACCGGCGCTGGCCAAAGCCGCGCCCGAGCAGCCGGTCATCTACGACAATGACTGGAGCGTCACCGATGGCGGCTATGTCGCCCAGCCCTCGCTGATGCCGCTGCTGACCAGCCCGTCGCATCGCCTGTTGGCGCTCACCACCGTCAGCGGCGATTTCTGGCGCGATGAGGGGACGGTGTCGGTGCTGCGCTTTCTTGAGATCGTTGGTGCGGGGGCGCTGCCCGTGGCCAGGGGCGCGGCCTTCCCGCTGGTCAACAGTGCCGAGCGTCATCGCCTGTGGCAGCAGCGTTTCGGCGC is part of the Novosphingobium sp. genome and encodes:
- a CDS encoding TonB-dependent receptor, whose product is MNYRVVLTASAAALAIGLCGHASAQNVPAETQAQPEILVTGSRIKAPNLTSTSPLLSLSDKDVAVRGTTNIENLLNTLPQVSASNSSAQSTFGTPGIATVNLRNLGPARTQVMIDGRRLMPGDPVAPYADLNFIPAALISSVEVLTGGASTAYGSDAVAGVVNFKMKRNLKGFLVDYQFSADQHDNNNAAAQQKLRDFGVKVPGNKFDGFTHNATIAFGANTADGRGNITAYVGYRHTDPVGDADRDFAACNYGTTTVSQPFDTHACSGSSTSAYGRFRTGGTGSGLAANPNGTASFVPYTGSLAYNSAETVYLQRADERYTAGAFAHYAFSPAFEAYADVMFMDDTNRAQLAPGGIVSSSTYTINCDNPLLTAAQAGQLCGANAGRAGSSWSGTIGKRVVVPGRERYYSIRHTDYRLLGGAKGQLGGGWSYDAYVQYGIVDYHNTATNDISVSRVQDALQVRNVNGTASCISGNAGCAPLNIFQLGQISTAAADYIFASGSQNGTVTQTVLSGTINGDLGRMGLQSPLAQHPISLAIGGEYRRDSVSLQVSPNFLSGDLAGFGIVSPTSGSTHVAEAFVETLIPLASDRPLLHDLSLDLAYRYSHYNFAGGASTYKATLSYAPSRDVMFRGGYNRAVRAPNVQELFAATSRSTVSVTDSCAGNAPTASLAQCANTGVTAAQYGRIADCTSNFCSALVGGNLALKPETADTFTAGMVLTPRSIPGLSLSLDYYDIKVNNLIGTVPAALAFSQCLTNGSPFYCSFIKRDATGSLATTGGYIVNTNVNTGFLHTAGLDVAAAYRLDLDRLGARHLGALALSMNGTWNRKQQVSPLPGQPSYDCAGLYGPTCGVPTPTWRHNARLSWETPWQATLSLSWRYIGSSTVDINAGNPAFSGVTAGAKDLADARIAAYSYFDLAASVPVMRRFTLRMGVTNLFDKDSPLLDSNNLGVASQYGNANTFPGLYDVLGRTLFAGLTAKF
- a CDS encoding nuclear transport factor 2 family protein; protein product: MMDRAEEWAIYRLAARLAQAGDDRDEAAYRACLADEVWSGPAHQGACVPRETYARDAMERLSRTVWTHHLLANPVIAVDERGRSADAAIDVVVTACLAMGAMGEEPGRRFTCGGRYELGFERGATGWCINRRFLRIRYRHGEAPG
- a CDS encoding DUF1348 family protein, with amino-acid sequence MSSISQAAQMLIRDAENAWNLGDLGAIIMSNSIDCFWRARVHFLWGREQIRTHVERQSRREIDFHTIFEPWAESEGRLSMRFASEFRNDSGTWFRAYGSEEMEFDRAGLVIRRLTAANEHPIQDHERVLRWPDGRRPSSFPTLSELGF
- a CDS encoding MFS transporter; the encoded protein is MSLLSWHRGLDGEGRAAFRSSYTGFVIDAMNVQLYAFVLPTLLALWHLTPSSAGLLASTVLLAGSAGGWLAGALSDRIGRIRILRVSILWLAISTLLCGLAQNYDQLLWARLVQGFGFGAEWAVGVVFMSEIAPSAVRGRLLGTLQSAWSVGWALAAGSTALALTWLPPEPGWRVSFALTLIPALMIFPLRLRLSDAPIFQQSATRHRWHGIFARGLRLDTLKGSLLATGAHGGYWAIATWWPTMLRLERGLSPAQTGLHMAALVGGSLGGYGLGAWLNDRAGRRATLGTFTCGGLVTVLAITRLPLSDLQLLALTPMLGLFTLGIFSTVGPVLTEIYPTPLRGSGLGFCYNVGRALAGITPLAIGSSMATLGFRHAIGLYVAGAYLIVLLAVVLLRETRGVDFSARQPA
- a CDS encoding winged helix-turn-helix domain-containing protein codes for the protein MTDTETPLLHDRPRDRISFGPFALSPRERLLTMHGAPVEIGGRSLDLLIVLTEQPGRVWSKRELLNRVWSDVVVEDGSLRFHMAGLRKLLGEGKGGARYIATQVGVGYAFVAKVERQAMVRAGLPMPLLTETPATNTRHLPPRMPLLIGREHDVRLLSERVIDTQLFTIVGPGGVGKTSLGVEMGHVLAPAFQGHVAFVDFSLLENAALVPGMIASAMGIVVQSDDPLAVILGHMREHPILLLLDNCEHLIEEVAHLVERLIEAAPHVRILATSREPLRVRGEHIHRLNALACPEETDALSAREILAYPAVQLFHDRACAADTALTIDEEAVQLIAGICRRLDGMALPIELAAVRVATHGIHATARELGERFSLGWAGRRTALPRQQTLQAMLDWSYGLLGAVERIVLERLSVFVGPFSIDAALAVAADDMLDSEAVVSALFSLTAKSLIAPKLSPDGSIYRLLEMTRAYAREKLRLRGAEAFNQSAARHAGFFLAELGAVSGEEESLMPDTQPLRQQVGNICSALEWCFGPEGDRDMGVRLAAASTPVFLNLSHLGECRNWCARALEDMAEARHGTAIELELQGALGITLMFTRGNSRVAGQALSRALEVATALDDRWNQLRMLGRLHIYHERIGDYAIAMELAGRAVRVAGRIGDPEAIGIAYSLSGISQHLAGNQRRAREELEISLAHCPVSSRNRTIHYGFDHRNRSGIALARTLWLSGHAEQAASLARQTVSLASRLDHPVTHCIALIWSLTLHIWMEDFATAQETLEAFTTCAQVNALGPYMVAAAGFRGEIAIRSGRSGEALTEVEDSLARLRAARYELLTTPFSITLARGLMLEDRRQEARDVIASTILRCEAIGEEVALAELLSMQAEIMQDAPETAIGLLREALDIALRQGARAFAVKAAIALATRLEALDRRDEAIHALARALRDADSADTPDLRHARELRAALRR